The following proteins are co-located in the Chaetodon auriga isolate fChaAug3 chromosome 23, fChaAug3.hap1, whole genome shotgun sequence genome:
- the LOC143315936 gene encoding uncharacterized protein LOC143315936, with translation MEADSWSERRTVVVSGVPDVLSVSRMIDKLTIHFQTRRRSHGGDVEGVSYPTNMDGVAFVTFDEAGDAERVVQKEQHIMVDKEFPEDYVLTVFPFTRDVFLYVSSAMVDLSVFDRDQAPLIQSLRSAHRSLRFQPLLQQRKATIEGPFAAVQALREDLIHRASQLKSTVSAQTAAVELKETPLNTRVRSHGECVSSVSCSGSQAELEPASSNSLSTLLQTTGEATKVQTPLSNAKTQNTYSRQNVSCGSLAGGSFWSTDSDEEEQRSQSRLQMPTEYRTEGAKADPRQVFGGEINAGIRSPLSGLGLLPAEETSAKQSREDDISQKHTRPDRVSAAKIRGENHSGSQYGSTDYLKESDQSSSAVTAGLPQTRLKDVWQSSESDAQDTEELPAVCGEDPEDMSIFVDSYTLRYIERFDKKEFDRCLRGVDASVEYVEGVDLMQISLTEKRTSKSASRIHRALMKLSTLVDRWQSSLRVYQLHYDKEEQAEKHKLIWICEDVNFRFDDVLYIVEDSGIKVIGPSVSSHMFYKKVEKRIAKLKDKSLRI, from the exons ATGGAGGCCGATTCCTGGAGTGAGAGGAGGACCGTGGTTGTGTCCGGTGTGCCCGACGTGCTCTCCGTCAGCAGGATGATTGACAAGCTGACTATTCATTTCCAAACCCGCAGGAGGAGCCATGGCGGAGACGTCGAGGGGGTCAGCTATCCCACCAATATGGACGGAGTTGCGTTTGTCACTTTTGACGAAGCTGGAG ATGCAGAGAGGGTGGTGCAAAAAGAGCAACACATCATGGTGGACAAGGAGTTTCCTGAAGACTACGTTCTCACTGTGTTCCCCTTCACCAGAGAT gtGTTCCTCTATGTTTCCAGCGCCATGGTCGATCTCTCCGTATTCGACAGAGATCAAGCCCCGCTCATTCAGAGCCTGCGGTCAGCTCACAGGTCGCTACGTTTCCAGCCTTTGCTCCAGCAGAGGAAAGCTACAATTGAGGGGCCCTTTGCTGCCGTCCAGGCCCTGAGAGAGGACCTCATCCACAGGGCCAGCCAGCTTAAATCCACAGTCTCAGCCCAAACTGCTGCTGTCGAACTAAAAGAAACTCCTCTTAATACCAGAGTAAGATCTCATGGCGAGTGTGTCAGCTCTGTAAGCTGCAGCGGTTCTCAAGCTGAGCTGGAGCCTGCGAGCTCAAACAGCTTATCAACACTGCTGCAGACCACAGGTGAGGCAACTAAAGTCCAGACCCCGCTCTCAAATGCAAAAACTCAAAACACTTACTCGAGGCAAAACGTTTCCTGTGGGAGTCTGGCTGGAGGGAGCTTTTGGAGCACAGACagcgatgaagaggagcagagatcTCAGTCCAGGCTCCAAATGCCCACAGAATATAGAACCGAGGGAGCAAAGGCCGACCCCAGACAAGTGTTCGGAGGGGAGATCAATGCAGGGATTAGATCTCCCTTATCAGGCCTCGGCCTgctccctgcagaggaaacatcagCAAAACAGTCACGAGAAGATGATATTTCCCAAAAACACACCAGACCAGACAGAGTCTCAGCAGCCAAGATCAGAGGAGAGAATCATTCAGGCTCCCAGTACGGCAGCACTGACTATCTGAAGGAATCAGATCAGAGCAGCTCAGCCGTCACTGCTGGGCTCCCCCAGACCAGACTCAAAGATGTCTGGCAGTCCTCCGAGAGTGATGCTCAGGATACAGAAGAGCTGCCTGCAGTCTGTGGAGAGGATCCTGAGGATATGAGCATATTTGTCGACTCATACACATTAAGATACATTGAAAGATTTGACAAGAAGGAGTTCGACAGGTGCCTCCGAGGTGTCGATGCGTCTGTTGAGTACGTTGAAGGAGTCGACCTCATGCAGATATCGTTGACTGAGAAGCGAACCTCCAAGTCAGCCTCGAGGATCCATCGGGCCTTGATGAAACTCAGCACTCTGGTGGACCGTTGGCAGTCCTCCTTAAGAGTTTATCAGCTCCACTATGACAAGGAGGAGCAAGCtgagaaacacaaactgatTTGGATCTGCGAAGATGTGAATTTCCGGTTTGATGACGTTCTGTACATCGTGGAGGATTCTGGCATAAAGGTGATCGGCCCCTCGGTGTCCAGTCACATGTTCTATAAGAAAGTGGAGAAAAGAATTGCTAAACTCAAAGACAAATCCCTGAGAATATAG